The stretch of DNA AGTAATGTTCAAGCTGGTTCTAATGCTGCTGTTACCCATGGCATTGGGAATGTTACTAACCAAGCTGTTTCTAACGATTTAACTCAAACTCAATTAGGTTTAGATGGTTACAGTATCGATCCTCAAATCCAACAATCGGTACAAGCTGGACAAAACCAAAGTGCTACTTCAGGTATCGGCAATGTAACTAACCAAGGTGTTTACAACAGTGCTGATCAATTACAATCTGACTTTGATTATCTTCCCTACTAAGAATTAAATCTAGCTTTCTTTTAAAATGAATTTACCGGCATTAATTGCCCCGATTATAGTTATTAATTTTTCCACTCAGGTCTAAAAAGTTTTAAGATTTAACTCTAGACCTCTATGACCGAAATCTGCCTAACGATACCTTGGCAGTGATTGGTCATTTTTTTATTAAGGAAAATAAGTTTATTTAACCCGAACTCAGGTTACTTAATTTAATTAAGTTAATTCACTTCTTGTCTTTTATTGACACTCAAACCACCAAGGATCGGGAACGGAATTTGTCTTTACCAAAAAAGCTTTTTTCCGCAGAAACCGCATTAATCCTGCCGAACCCATCCGTGAACCACCTAAACCAGAGTATTTGAAAGAATTTTTTTCTCCTTCATAGATTAAACCAGTAAGTGCTGCATCATTAATCGAAATGGCACCAGCATCTATCTGTTTGGCAATTTCTAACGCTTCTGATTCTTCGCCTGCAAAGATTGCTGCACTCAATCCGTAAATTGTATCGTTTGCCAAGTGAATTGCTTCTTTTACAGTAGAGAAAGCCATTACAGGCATAATCGGAGCAAATGTTTCTAGACTCATCACTTTCATAGAATGATTGACTTGAGTCAGCACTGTCGGAGTACACCACCATCCACCACCCTTTTTTTCTACTTGACCGCCACAACGAATAATAGCCCCTTTTTCGCACGCATCTTGTAAATGTTCGATGATAATAGCTGCTTGTCTCTCGGCAATAATGGGACCAATTTCTCCGCTTTCAATTGTAGGATAAGCTAATTTTAAACGTTCCGCTTTGGTAACTAGCTTATCTACAAACTCTTCAAAAATAGATTCAGCAACGTAAATCCGTTCGATTGAAAGACATGACTGCCCTGTATTAACTACCGAACCCCACAAAATTGCTGATGTGGCTAACTCTAAATTAGCGGATGACAGTACGATTGCGGGATCTTTGCCTCCTAATTCTAAAAAAGCTGGAATAAAGCGTTTAGCTGCTGCTTCTGCGACTTTGCGTCCTGTTGCTATACTACCTGTAAAGCAAACTAAATCTACATATTCGATTAAAGTCGCTCCA from Stanieria cyanosphaera PCC 7437 encodes:
- a CDS encoding aldehyde dehydrogenase family protein, giving the protein MNKSIQVRNPRTGKLDYEIVPPSNNLLEQKCLHLRQGQIQWQQIGVEGRIEALQQWKQAILSQRTNLTETLINDTGRLSISVLEINSFLSGIDRWCRLAPELLQESEKATTIPFIHLKQTLVPYPLVGVISPWNFPLLLSTIDTIPALIAGCAVIVKPSEITSRFVKPLMTAINAVPDLRDVLTFVEGGGETGATLIEYVDLVCFTGSIATGRKVAEAAAKRFIPAFLELGGKDPAIVLSSANLELATSAILWGSVVNTGQSCLSIERIYVAESIFEEFVDKLVTKAERLKLAYPTIESGEIGPIIAERQAAIIIEHLQDACEKGAIIRCGGQVEKKGGGWWCTPTVLTQVNHSMKVMSLETFAPIMPVMAFSTVKEAIHLANDTIYGLSAAIFAGEESEALEIAKQIDAGAISINDAALTGLIYEGEKNSFKYSGLGGSRMGSAGLMRFLRKKAFLVKTNSVPDPWWFECQ